The following proteins are encoded in a genomic region of Catellatospora sp. TT07R-123:
- a CDS encoding DUF6603 domain-containing protein produces the protein MTSQPSSALDTMPAPTATAVDVRAELIREVSLLLAPLRAAADDPIWRAELLAKIGWNLDGIAGFPTAKLETLFGAVRAAVDALKPLIETPTTDLKAYKPAFAALKRCFDAVRALKTAFDGWGGINLPDAPALGTDLVNLLVVTYLQRHRPVLGAVLWALALVDGPAPQIDPVVDPATGKLVRFSSDTARVRLDRLPALVGDPVGQLREHYLTKEGLATREATDAVADLLLPALGGILNRLGSPITAVYGSDIPDLGDSAAAAEHLLHVFVRTAEGAFADGQAGFELVVGLAGEQDGGLGLMLAPKGTVAFQDTFGDWTATVTAALQSASVIAVGPDGLVTDLPDATALNLRADLGLVRTGEMIRIGGTTGTRLEIDGPVQVTAFAELTRDYQDFGVEFGCGKARLIVSGGDGDGFLGKVLPDDAKLEFDLGIGWSRRRGLFLTGGAALKAHFDVRAVLGDVARLDSLDVDLVPSPKDAAVKALVLRAVASGQVRLGPVGVTVQGVGMSAKLSFPDGGGNLGPADLDLGFQPPHGVALRIDGGAVTGAGFLSYDAEAAKYAGGIDLEFAKLRLSALGLLATRMPDGRPGFSLLVVINAQFPKPIPLGFGFNLAAVGGIVGVNRAVNVDRMRSGLRSGSLGAILAPGDVLGNERRLLDDLDALFPVTPGRHLFGPTARLTWGVPTVVTIDLALALELPKPLRFIAAGRVRTLLPDERKAVAVINMDALGVLDTGEGTLSLDATLYDSQLAGWRLSGDMALRARWSGRSEFVMSAGGFHPRFTPPVGFPALRRMTMEIGEEKFWLRLQAYLALTSNTLQFGARVDFHAETGDFTADGHFTFDALVRFSPFGFELDLTLAVAIRWKGKLLLGITADLYVTGPGRWQVRGHAEIKLLFLSATVRFKAAFGQQAALPPAPPEDVSALVRAALAEPGAWQVEERAALPALTMRAGITLSELLVSPSARVSVRQKIAPVGGMRLDHYGQAPIDGAAELRIDSATLGGALAQLADVKDEFAPAQFFELSDDQKLTGNAFDLLPSGVSFTATDTVGYDHAGPSAVVITYQTKVIDEPDPVAAGLAAVGLPKPDPTWVLGGAHLNRLAYGGAAGRAATRATGLARFAGPGLKLTVRDPGFVIVAKDTLRQAGPVPATGERWSRSEAADRLRRWATAHPDHALMIVPAHEAVTGSTVSA, from the coding sequence ATGACTAGCCAGCCTTCCTCCGCGCTGGACACCATGCCCGCCCCGACCGCCACCGCGGTCGACGTCCGGGCCGAGCTGATCCGCGAGGTCAGCCTGCTGCTGGCGCCGCTGCGGGCGGCCGCCGACGATCCGATCTGGCGGGCCGAGCTGCTCGCGAAGATCGGGTGGAACCTCGACGGGATCGCCGGGTTCCCGACCGCGAAGCTGGAGACCCTGTTCGGCGCGGTGCGCGCGGCCGTCGACGCGCTCAAGCCGCTGATCGAGACGCCGACCACCGACCTCAAGGCGTACAAGCCGGCGTTCGCGGCGCTCAAGCGGTGCTTCGACGCGGTGCGGGCGCTCAAGACCGCGTTCGACGGCTGGGGCGGGATCAACCTGCCCGACGCCCCGGCGCTGGGCACCGACCTGGTGAACCTGCTGGTCGTCACATACCTCCAGCGGCACCGGCCGGTGCTGGGCGCGGTGCTGTGGGCGCTGGCGCTGGTCGACGGCCCGGCGCCGCAGATCGACCCCGTCGTGGACCCGGCCACCGGCAAGCTGGTCCGCTTCTCGTCCGACACCGCCCGGGTACGGCTGGACCGGCTGCCCGCGCTCGTCGGCGACCCGGTCGGCCAGCTGCGCGAGCACTACCTCACCAAGGAGGGCCTGGCGACCCGGGAGGCCACCGACGCCGTCGCCGACCTGCTGCTGCCCGCCCTCGGCGGCATCCTGAACCGGCTCGGCAGCCCGATCACCGCCGTGTACGGCAGCGACATCCCCGACCTCGGGGACAGCGCCGCGGCGGCCGAGCACCTGCTGCACGTGTTCGTGCGTACCGCCGAAGGTGCCTTCGCCGACGGGCAGGCCGGGTTCGAGCTGGTCGTCGGCCTGGCCGGCGAGCAGGACGGCGGCCTCGGCCTGATGCTCGCGCCCAAGGGCACGGTGGCGTTCCAGGACACGTTCGGCGACTGGACCGCGACGGTCACCGCGGCGCTCCAGTCGGCGAGCGTGATCGCGGTCGGCCCCGACGGGCTGGTCACCGACCTGCCCGACGCGACCGCCCTCAACCTGCGCGCCGACCTCGGCCTGGTCCGCACCGGCGAGATGATCCGCATCGGTGGCACCACCGGCACCCGGCTGGAGATCGACGGCCCAGTCCAGGTGACCGCCTTCGCCGAGCTCACCCGCGACTATCAGGACTTCGGGGTCGAGTTCGGCTGCGGCAAGGCCCGGCTGATCGTGTCGGGCGGCGACGGCGACGGCTTCCTCGGCAAGGTGCTGCCCGACGACGCGAAGCTGGAGTTCGACCTCGGCATCGGCTGGTCGCGGCGGCGCGGGCTGTTCCTGACCGGCGGCGCGGCCCTCAAGGCGCACTTCGACGTCCGCGCCGTGCTCGGCGACGTGGCCAGACTCGACTCCCTCGACGTCGACCTGGTGCCGTCGCCCAAGGACGCCGCCGTCAAGGCTCTGGTCCTGCGGGCGGTCGCGTCCGGTCAGGTGCGCCTGGGCCCGGTCGGGGTGACCGTGCAGGGCGTCGGCATGAGCGCGAAGCTCAGCTTCCCCGACGGCGGCGGCAACCTCGGCCCCGCCGACCTGGACCTCGGGTTCCAGCCCCCGCACGGGGTGGCGCTGCGCATCGACGGCGGCGCGGTCACCGGGGCCGGGTTCCTGTCCTACGACGCCGAGGCCGCCAAGTACGCCGGCGGCATCGACCTGGAGTTCGCCAAGCTGCGCCTGTCCGCGCTGGGCCTGCTGGCCACCCGGATGCCCGACGGGCGCCCCGGGTTCTCGCTGCTGGTCGTCATCAACGCGCAGTTCCCCAAGCCGATCCCGCTCGGGTTCGGCTTCAACCTGGCCGCCGTCGGCGGCATCGTGGGCGTCAACCGGGCCGTCAACGTCGACCGGATGCGCTCGGGCCTGCGGTCGGGGTCGCTGGGCGCGATCCTGGCGCCCGGCGACGTGCTGGGCAACGAGCGGCGCCTGCTCGACGACCTCGACGCGCTGTTCCCGGTCACCCCGGGCCGGCATCTGTTCGGCCCGACGGCCCGGCTCACCTGGGGCGTGCCGACCGTGGTCACCATCGACCTCGCGCTGGCGCTGGAGCTGCCGAAACCGCTGCGGTTCATCGCCGCGGGCCGGGTCCGCACGCTGCTGCCCGACGAGCGCAAGGCCGTCGCGGTCATCAACATGGACGCGCTCGGTGTCCTGGACACCGGCGAGGGCACGCTGTCGCTGGACGCGACCCTGTACGACTCGCAGCTGGCCGGGTGGCGCCTGTCCGGCGACATGGCGCTGCGGGCGCGGTGGAGCGGCCGCAGCGAGTTCGTGATGAGCGCGGGCGGGTTCCACCCCCGGTTCACGCCGCCGGTCGGGTTCCCGGCGCTGCGGCGGATGACGATGGAGATCGGCGAGGAGAAGTTCTGGCTGCGGTTGCAGGCATACCTCGCGCTGACCTCCAACACGCTCCAGTTCGGCGCCCGGGTGGACTTCCACGCCGAGACCGGCGACTTCACCGCCGACGGGCACTTCACCTTCGACGCGCTGGTGCGGTTCTCGCCGTTCGGGTTCGAGCTCGACCTGACCCTGGCGGTGGCGATCCGGTGGAAGGGCAAGCTGCTGCTGGGCATCACCGCCGACCTGTACGTCACCGGGCCGGGCCGCTGGCAGGTGCGCGGGCACGCCGAGATCAAGCTGCTGTTCCTCAGCGCCACCGTGCGGTTCAAGGCGGCCTTCGGGCAGCAGGCCGCGCTGCCCCCGGCCCCGCCGGAGGACGTGTCGGCGCTGGTCCGGGCCGCGCTGGCCGAACCCGGCGCGTGGCAGGTCGAGGAGCGCGCCGCGCTGCCCGCCCTGACCATGCGGGCCGGGATCACCCTGTCGGAGCTGCTGGTGTCGCCTTCGGCGCGGGTCAGCGTACGGCAGAAGATCGCCCCGGTCGGCGGCATGCGGCTGGACCACTACGGCCAGGCGCCCATCGACGGCGCCGCCGAGCTGCGCATCGACTCGGCCACCCTGGGCGGGGCGCTCGCGCAGCTTGCCGATGTGAAGGACGAGTTCGCCCCGGCGCAGTTCTTCGAGCTCAGCGACGACCAGAAGCTGACCGGGAACGCGTTCGACCTGCTGCCCTCCGGGGTCAGCTTCACCGCCACCGACACGGTCGGCTACGACCACGCGGGGCCGTCGGCCGTCGTCATCACGTACCAGACGAAGGTGATCGACGAGCCCGACCCGGTGGCGGCCGGACTGGCCGCGGTCGGCCTGCCCAAACCGGACCCGACCTGGGTCCTGGGCGGCGCGCACCTGAACCGGCTCGCCTACGGCGGCGCCGCCGGGCGGGCCGCCACCCGGGCCACCGGCCTGGCCCGGTTCGCCGGACCCGGCCTCAAGCTCACCGTCCGCGACCCCGGCTTCGTGATCGTCGCCAAGGACACGCTGCGCCAGGCCGGGCCCGTCCCGGCGACCGGCGAGCGGTGGAGCCGCAGCGAGGCCGCCGACCGGCTGCGCCGCTGGGCGACCGCCCACCCCGACCACGCCCTGATGATCGTTCCGGCCCACGAGGCCGTCACCGGAAGCACGGTGTCCGCATGA
- a CDS encoding GGDEF domain-containing protein, producing MRLDFESEVLDEVAAALADCDSPARACNATVSVLNARTGGAADALLVSAGQLAVVACSGAWQAPAAVPTHYGIVGRVLATARTVVIGDASIEYAGVHPGRPVGSVVCAPVPGPAEGAIGVLNLEFDRLVGNLAPWGSGLAQIGSRLGARIGQLGGPPEQSRAERLLRHTIAFGSAANGTELAVHVCQAAVEVAGLASAIMLLRGSPSSPTTGVHVLLAAHTAAGAADLPARVAAFEPSRLSQMIDTVCRLGASHTFGDSGSADTRGFDALVRAGVRTLIAVPIPLGGRMSEVPRLEAALLVMDEAAVRVDVATVSVLELLITNAVMCRERLAALHRLQQLADSDPLTGLRHQGPFTQRLAATRAGRTALLVVDVDNFKQVNDTAGHAAGDRLLVEVAEALRGALRAEDEVFRVGGDEFVAVLDVVDEVQAAATAARLVAAVGERGCAVSVGVAVRRRDESAESALHRADRAMYAAKHDEHERVHVWRDLA from the coding sequence GTGCGGCTGGACTTCGAATCCGAGGTGCTGGACGAGGTCGCGGCGGCGTTGGCCGACTGCGACTCGCCGGCACGAGCGTGCAACGCCACGGTGTCGGTCCTGAACGCCCGCACCGGCGGCGCGGCCGACGCGCTGCTGGTCTCGGCGGGCCAGCTGGCCGTGGTGGCGTGCAGCGGGGCGTGGCAGGCCCCGGCGGCCGTGCCGACGCACTACGGCATCGTGGGAAGAGTGCTGGCCACGGCCCGGACAGTGGTCATCGGCGACGCCTCGATCGAGTACGCTGGAGTTCATCCGGGCCGCCCCGTCGGCTCGGTCGTGTGCGCACCCGTGCCCGGCCCCGCCGAGGGCGCGATAGGTGTCCTGAACCTCGAATTCGACCGGCTCGTGGGGAACCTGGCTCCGTGGGGCAGCGGGCTGGCCCAGATCGGCAGCCGCCTCGGCGCCCGGATCGGGCAGCTCGGCGGGCCGCCCGAGCAGTCGCGGGCCGAGCGGCTGCTGCGCCACACCATCGCGTTCGGCTCGGCCGCCAACGGCACGGAGCTGGCGGTGCACGTCTGCCAGGCGGCGGTCGAGGTCGCCGGCCTGGCCAGCGCGATCATGCTGCTGCGGGGCTCGCCGTCCTCGCCCACGACCGGGGTCCACGTGCTGCTGGCGGCCCACACCGCCGCCGGGGCGGCCGACCTGCCGGCCCGGGTGGCCGCGTTCGAACCGTCCCGCCTCTCCCAGATGATCGACACGGTGTGCCGGCTCGGCGCGTCGCACACCTTCGGCGACTCGGGCAGCGCCGACACCCGCGGCTTCGACGCGCTGGTGCGGGCCGGGGTGCGCACCCTGATCGCGGTGCCGATCCCGCTGGGCGGCCGGATGTCGGAGGTGCCGCGGCTCGAAGCGGCGCTGCTGGTCATGGACGAGGCGGCGGTGCGGGTCGACGTCGCGACGGTCAGCGTGCTGGAACTGCTGATCACCAACGCGGTCATGTGCCGCGAGCGGCTGGCCGCGCTGCACCGCCTCCAGCAGCTGGCCGACTCCGACCCGCTCACCGGGCTGCGGCACCAGGGACCGTTCACGCAGCGGCTGGCCGCCACCCGCGCGGGGCGTACGGCGCTGCTGGTCGTCGACGTCGACAACTTCAAGCAGGTCAACGACACCGCCGGGCACGCCGCCGGGGACCGGCTGCTGGTCGAGGTCGCCGAGGCGCTGCGCGGCGCCCTGCGCGCCGAGGACGAGGTCTTCCGGGTCGGCGGGGACGAGTTCGTCGCGGTCCTCGACGTGGTCGACGAGGTCCAGGCGGCGGCCACGGCCGCGCGGCTGGTCGCCGCCGTCGGCGAGCGCGGCTGCGCCGTCAGCGTCGGCGTGGCGGTCCGGCGCCGGGATGAGTCGGCCGAGTCCGCCCTGCACCGTGCCGACCGGGCGATGTACGCCGCCAAGCACGACGAGCACGAGCGCGTGCACGTCTGGCGCGACCTCGCCTAG